The Malus domestica chromosome 10, GDT2T_hap1 genome contains a region encoding:
- the LOC103422053 gene encoding type IV inositol polyphosphate 5-phosphatase 3-like isoform X1, whose protein sequence is MVDKCRPQCLVILSNTKTWKSNPGNLEMKPHSKNPQQVFWPRVVMRKWLNISAQESDYSADTDEDDCDADSDTQEFYQQERDLRFKGIKEDESESDDAADDLPRARRRKSETFRAQYINAKEFRVCATTWNVGGQIPPDDLDVDGWLDVNEPADFYVIGLQEIVPLNAGNIFGAEDSRPITKWENIIRETLDRVRPATSKVKSFSDPPSPSKFKPADDIPDIEEESLLETDDDIGEEVHPLDDETINSGDSKGISVTNEVVNIGAQVPEFTDNSKPGMATGQDLQRQSYSAKRLDRLYCLRTDDCSLDDEATSGVQFNGKLTRMLSGSERIGLSWPEPPLNLLSQKSLERRNSFRTMKSFKSSKSFRTYNSFKSAVNDMPSEIALLAEVDLESLMKRKRRSSYVRIVSKQMVGIFLTVWVRRSLRKHIQNVKVSTVGVGVMGYIGNKGSISVSMSVYQTLFCFVCTHLTAGEKEADEIKRNADVNEIHRRTQFHSFPGVGFPKTIYDHERIIWLGDLNYRLNLSYGKTRDLISKKEWSKLAEKDQLAKQLKKGRAFDGWSEGVLNFPPTYKYETNSEKYCGEDVKTGRRTPAWCDRILSYGRGMRLLSYRRAEIKLSDHRPVTATYAVEVEVFSPRKLQRALTFTDAEIENEDAVMDVGIDFGENCLKLGQDISDWER, encoded by the exons ATGGTTGACAAATGCAGGCCGCAGTGCTTGGTAATTCTTTCAAATACAAAAACCTGGAAGTCCAATCCTGGAAATTTAG AGATGAAGCCCCACTCCAAGAACCCACAACAG GTCTTTTGGCCCAGAGTCGTCATGCGCAAGTGGCTCAACATCTCCGCCCAAGAGTCCGATTACAGCGCCGACACCGACGAAGACGACTGTGACGCCGACTCCGACACCCAAG AGTTTTATCAACAGGAAAGAGATTTGAGGTTTAAAGGTATCAAAGAAGATGAATCTGAGAGTGATGATGCTGCTG ACGATCTTCCAAGGGCACGAAGACGAAAGTCAGAGACTTTTAGGGCACAGTATATAAACGCAAAGGAATTCAG AGTATGTGCTACGACATGGAATGTTGGAGGACAAATTCCACCTGATGACCTGGACGTTGATGGTTGGTTAGATGTCAATGAGCCAGCTGATTTCTATGTGATTGG tCTTCAGGAGATTGTTCCATTAAATGCCGGGAATATCTTTGGCGCCGAAGATAGCCGCCCAATTACTAAATGGGAAAACATTATTCGTGAAACACTGGATAGAGTTCGGCCTGCGACGAGCAAGGTTAAATCCTTTAGTGATCCTCCATCTCCATCAAAGTTTAAGCCAGCTGATGATATCCCTGATATAGAAGAGGAGAGCCTACTTGAAACTGATGATGATATTGGGGAAGAAGTCCATCCGTTGGATGATGAAACCATAAATTCTGGTGATAGCAAGGGTATATCAGTCACAAATGAAGTAGTGAATATTGGTGCTCAAGTTCCAGAATTCACTGATAATAGCAAACCAGGCATGGCAACCGGACAGGATTTACAGAGGCAAAGTTATTCTGCAAAGAGATTGGATAGGTTATATTGCCTTCGGACAGATGATTGTTCATTAGATGATGAAGCAACTTCTGGAGTCCAATTTAATGGCAAGTTAACCAGAATGCTTAGTGGATCTGAAAGGATTGGTTTGAGCTGGCCGGAGCCTCCATTAAACTTGCTATCTCAGAAGTCACTAGAAAGACGGAATTCCTTTCGAACAATGAAGTCTTTCAAATCCTCAAAATCTTTCAGAACATACAATTCTTTCAAGTCAGCTGTGAATGACATGCCATCAGAAATAGCATTGCTTGCAGAGGTTGATCTTGAATCTCTCATGAAACGAAAAAGAAGATCATCGTATGTAAGGATTGTAAGCAAGCAGATGGTTGGGATTTTCCTAACTGTATGGGTTCGTAGGAGCTTGCGTAAACATATTCAGAATGTTAAAGTGTCTACTGTTGGTGTTGGTGTTATGGGATACATTGGTAACAAG gGATCTATATCTGTCAGCATGTCTGTGTATCAGAcgcttttttgttttgtgtgcaCACACCTGACAGCAGGGGAGAAAGAGGCAgatgaaataaaaagaaatgctGATGTGAATGAAATACATCGGAGAACTCAGTTTCATTCGTTTCCTGGTGTGGGGTTTCCCAAAACTATCTATGACCATGA AAGAATAATCTGGTTGGGTGATCTAAATTATCGTCTTAACTTGTCATATGGGAAAACACGAGACCTTATCTCCAAAAAGGAGTGGTCGAAGTTGGCTGAGAAAGACCAG CttgcaaaacaacttaaaaaaggCCGTGCATTTGATGGATGGTCAGAGGGTGTTCTAAATTTTCCACCAACGTATAAGTATGAGACCAATTCAGAGAAGTACTGCGGGGAGGATGTAAAGACTGGGAGGCGCACTCCAGCATG GTGTGACCGTATTCTTTCGTATGGACGAGGAATGAGGTTACTGAGTTATAGAAGGGCTGAAATTAAACTTTCTGATCATCGGCCAGTGACTGCCACATATGCAGTTGAGGTTGAGGTGTTTTCTCCTAGGAAGCTACAACGGGCCCTCACGTTCACTGATGCCGAGATTGAAAATGAGGACGCTGTAATGGATGTGGGTATTGATTTTGGAGAGAACTGCTTAAAATTGGGACAG GATATTTCCGATTGGGAGCGCTAA
- the LOC103422053 gene encoding type IV inositol polyphosphate 5-phosphatase 3-like isoform X2 produces MKPHSKNPQQVFWPRVVMRKWLNISAQESDYSADTDEDDCDADSDTQEFYQQERDLRFKGIKEDESESDDAADDLPRARRRKSETFRAQYINAKEFRVCATTWNVGGQIPPDDLDVDGWLDVNEPADFYVIGLQEIVPLNAGNIFGAEDSRPITKWENIIRETLDRVRPATSKVKSFSDPPSPSKFKPADDIPDIEEESLLETDDDIGEEVHPLDDETINSGDSKGISVTNEVVNIGAQVPEFTDNSKPGMATGQDLQRQSYSAKRLDRLYCLRTDDCSLDDEATSGVQFNGKLTRMLSGSERIGLSWPEPPLNLLSQKSLERRNSFRTMKSFKSSKSFRTYNSFKSAVNDMPSEIALLAEVDLESLMKRKRRSSYVRIVSKQMVGIFLTVWVRRSLRKHIQNVKVSTVGVGVMGYIGNKGSISVSMSVYQTLFCFVCTHLTAGEKEADEIKRNADVNEIHRRTQFHSFPGVGFPKTIYDHERIIWLGDLNYRLNLSYGKTRDLISKKEWSKLAEKDQLAKQLKKGRAFDGWSEGVLNFPPTYKYETNSEKYCGEDVKTGRRTPAWCDRILSYGRGMRLLSYRRAEIKLSDHRPVTATYAVEVEVFSPRKLQRALTFTDAEIENEDAVMDVGIDFGENCLKLGQDISDWER; encoded by the exons ATGAAGCCCCACTCCAAGAACCCACAACAG GTCTTTTGGCCCAGAGTCGTCATGCGCAAGTGGCTCAACATCTCCGCCCAAGAGTCCGATTACAGCGCCGACACCGACGAAGACGACTGTGACGCCGACTCCGACACCCAAG AGTTTTATCAACAGGAAAGAGATTTGAGGTTTAAAGGTATCAAAGAAGATGAATCTGAGAGTGATGATGCTGCTG ACGATCTTCCAAGGGCACGAAGACGAAAGTCAGAGACTTTTAGGGCACAGTATATAAACGCAAAGGAATTCAG AGTATGTGCTACGACATGGAATGTTGGAGGACAAATTCCACCTGATGACCTGGACGTTGATGGTTGGTTAGATGTCAATGAGCCAGCTGATTTCTATGTGATTGG tCTTCAGGAGATTGTTCCATTAAATGCCGGGAATATCTTTGGCGCCGAAGATAGCCGCCCAATTACTAAATGGGAAAACATTATTCGTGAAACACTGGATAGAGTTCGGCCTGCGACGAGCAAGGTTAAATCCTTTAGTGATCCTCCATCTCCATCAAAGTTTAAGCCAGCTGATGATATCCCTGATATAGAAGAGGAGAGCCTACTTGAAACTGATGATGATATTGGGGAAGAAGTCCATCCGTTGGATGATGAAACCATAAATTCTGGTGATAGCAAGGGTATATCAGTCACAAATGAAGTAGTGAATATTGGTGCTCAAGTTCCAGAATTCACTGATAATAGCAAACCAGGCATGGCAACCGGACAGGATTTACAGAGGCAAAGTTATTCTGCAAAGAGATTGGATAGGTTATATTGCCTTCGGACAGATGATTGTTCATTAGATGATGAAGCAACTTCTGGAGTCCAATTTAATGGCAAGTTAACCAGAATGCTTAGTGGATCTGAAAGGATTGGTTTGAGCTGGCCGGAGCCTCCATTAAACTTGCTATCTCAGAAGTCACTAGAAAGACGGAATTCCTTTCGAACAATGAAGTCTTTCAAATCCTCAAAATCTTTCAGAACATACAATTCTTTCAAGTCAGCTGTGAATGACATGCCATCAGAAATAGCATTGCTTGCAGAGGTTGATCTTGAATCTCTCATGAAACGAAAAAGAAGATCATCGTATGTAAGGATTGTAAGCAAGCAGATGGTTGGGATTTTCCTAACTGTATGGGTTCGTAGGAGCTTGCGTAAACATATTCAGAATGTTAAAGTGTCTACTGTTGGTGTTGGTGTTATGGGATACATTGGTAACAAG gGATCTATATCTGTCAGCATGTCTGTGTATCAGAcgcttttttgttttgtgtgcaCACACCTGACAGCAGGGGAGAAAGAGGCAgatgaaataaaaagaaatgctGATGTGAATGAAATACATCGGAGAACTCAGTTTCATTCGTTTCCTGGTGTGGGGTTTCCCAAAACTATCTATGACCATGA AAGAATAATCTGGTTGGGTGATCTAAATTATCGTCTTAACTTGTCATATGGGAAAACACGAGACCTTATCTCCAAAAAGGAGTGGTCGAAGTTGGCTGAGAAAGACCAG CttgcaaaacaacttaaaaaaggCCGTGCATTTGATGGATGGTCAGAGGGTGTTCTAAATTTTCCACCAACGTATAAGTATGAGACCAATTCAGAGAAGTACTGCGGGGAGGATGTAAAGACTGGGAGGCGCACTCCAGCATG GTGTGACCGTATTCTTTCGTATGGACGAGGAATGAGGTTACTGAGTTATAGAAGGGCTGAAATTAAACTTTCTGATCATCGGCCAGTGACTGCCACATATGCAGTTGAGGTTGAGGTGTTTTCTCCTAGGAAGCTACAACGGGCCCTCACGTTCACTGATGCCGAGATTGAAAATGAGGACGCTGTAATGGATGTGGGTATTGATTTTGGAGAGAACTGCTTAAAATTGGGACAG GATATTTCCGATTGGGAGCGCTAA